A genomic window from Pungitius pungitius chromosome 12, fPunPun2.1, whole genome shotgun sequence includes:
- the phospho1 gene encoding probable phosphatase phospho1 isoform X1: MGDSIFTCCYVPPHPPGEGEPAGSRRAKTMASNSTSISSDKRFLIFFDFDETIVDETSDDVVVQTAPGQHLPAWLKDTYQPGRYNEYMQRVLAYLAEQGVTESDIRGSMEKIPATPGMLTLFQFLRTRPPQDFEVVLLSDSNTFFIEAWLRRAGARQLFHRIFSNPATFNRDGRLVLRPFHSHDCVRCPSNMCKQVIVRDYVARRAQERGRPYQRVFYVGDGANDFCPATSLGPRDVAFPRRDFPMHRLITETHEAMPGEFKAVTVPWSSGEEVVQRLRKLVAE; this comes from the coding sequence ATGGGGGATTCAATATTCACCTGCTGTTATGTCCCACCCCATCCCCCAGGCGAGGGGGAGCCCGCCGGGTCCAGACGCGCAAAGACCATGGCCTCCAATTCAACCAGCATCTCCTCCGACAAGCGCTTCCTCATCTTCTTCGACTTTGATGAGACCATCGTGGATGAGACCAGCGACGACGTGGTGGTGCAGACCGCCCCGGGTCAGCACCTCCCGGCCTGGCTGAAGGACACGTACCAACCCGGCCGCTACAACGAGTACATGCAGCGCGTGCTGGCCTACCTGGCGGAGCAGGGCGTCACCGAGAGCGACATCCGCGGCTCCATGGAGAAGATCCCGGCCACCCCCGGCATGCTCACCCTCTTCCAGTTCCTCCGCACTCGGCCGCCGCAGGACTTCGAGGTGGTGCTGCTGTCCGACTCCAACACCTTCTTCATCGAGGCCTGGCTGCGGCGCGCCGGGGCCCGCCAACTCTTCCACCGGATCTTCAGCAACCCGGCCACCTTCAACAGGGACGGCCGACTGGTCCTGCGTCCCTTCCACTCCCACGACTGCGTGCGGTGCCCGAGCAACATGTGCAAGCAGGTGATCGTCAGGGACTACGTGGCCCGCAGGGCGCAGGAGCGGGGCCGCCCTTACCAACGCGTCTTCTACGTGGGGGACGGAGCCAACGACTTCTGCCCGGCCACGTCCCTCGGGCCCCGCGACGTGGCTTTCCCGCGCCGTGACTTCCCCATGCACCGGCTGATCACGGAGACCCACGAGGCCATGCCCGGGGAGTTCAAGGCTGTCACGGTGCCGTGGAGCAGCGGGGAGGAGGTGGTGCAGAGGCTGAGGAAGCTGGTGGCGGAGTAG
- the phospho1 gene encoding probable phosphatase phospho1 isoform X2, with translation MASNSTSISSDKRFLIFFDFDETIVDETSDDVVVQTAPGQHLPAWLKDTYQPGRYNEYMQRVLAYLAEQGVTESDIRGSMEKIPATPGMLTLFQFLRTRPPQDFEVVLLSDSNTFFIEAWLRRAGARQLFHRIFSNPATFNRDGRLVLRPFHSHDCVRCPSNMCKQVIVRDYVARRAQERGRPYQRVFYVGDGANDFCPATSLGPRDVAFPRRDFPMHRLITETHEAMPGEFKAVTVPWSSGEEVVQRLRKLVAE, from the coding sequence ATGGCCTCCAATTCAACCAGCATCTCCTCCGACAAGCGCTTCCTCATCTTCTTCGACTTTGATGAGACCATCGTGGATGAGACCAGCGACGACGTGGTGGTGCAGACCGCCCCGGGTCAGCACCTCCCGGCCTGGCTGAAGGACACGTACCAACCCGGCCGCTACAACGAGTACATGCAGCGCGTGCTGGCCTACCTGGCGGAGCAGGGCGTCACCGAGAGCGACATCCGCGGCTCCATGGAGAAGATCCCGGCCACCCCCGGCATGCTCACCCTCTTCCAGTTCCTCCGCACTCGGCCGCCGCAGGACTTCGAGGTGGTGCTGCTGTCCGACTCCAACACCTTCTTCATCGAGGCCTGGCTGCGGCGCGCCGGGGCCCGCCAACTCTTCCACCGGATCTTCAGCAACCCGGCCACCTTCAACAGGGACGGCCGACTGGTCCTGCGTCCCTTCCACTCCCACGACTGCGTGCGGTGCCCGAGCAACATGTGCAAGCAGGTGATCGTCAGGGACTACGTGGCCCGCAGGGCGCAGGAGCGGGGCCGCCCTTACCAACGCGTCTTCTACGTGGGGGACGGAGCCAACGACTTCTGCCCGGCCACGTCCCTCGGGCCCCGCGACGTGGCTTTCCCGCGCCGTGACTTCCCCATGCACCGGCTGATCACGGAGACCCACGAGGCCATGCCCGGGGAGTTCAAGGCTGTCACGGTGCCGTGGAGCAGCGGGGAGGAGGTGGTGCAGAGGCTGAGGAAGCTGGTGGCGGAGTAG